From Heteronotia binoei isolate CCM8104 ecotype False Entrance Well chromosome 3, APGP_CSIRO_Hbin_v1, whole genome shotgun sequence, a single genomic window includes:
- the MFSD9 gene encoding major facilitator superfamily domain-containing protein 9 isoform X2, producing the protein MVVPLLSLHVKSLGASPTVAGVVGSLYGLLQLFSSTLVGSWSDIVGRPYCLLSCILFSALGYFVLGMSTNVFLFAVARIIVGIFKHTHSVSKVLISDLVSERERLLVIGHFNAASNFGFILGPVVGGYLTELEGGFYLTAFICASIFILNAGLCWMLLSYEENTNGNEWIRSKKARSSPSAEAKESLQVISVSHEAAKCHILTRSSWTEVVSMLKNLGSIASSDLWDIFLVRLLMSISIMLYHSNFVLALEERFGMKPKLTGYLISYSSTLGVAAGFLLGPIARLYQHNNYAILLRSTILTCSLLMLYSVSASIWTVILSSTVLAFSTTVGRTCITDLELTLGGNQASGMLIGIGQSVSAVGRIVAPLLSGIAQEFSPCGPPSLGVVLGFVAVLIMFFNQARYCSNKDSKLKIA; encoded by the exons gGGTCTTGGAGTGATATAGTGGGAAGGCCCTATTGCCTACTGTCCTGCATTCTATTCAGTGCATTGGGTTATTTTGTCCTTGGCATGTCCACAAATGTGTTTTTATTTGCTGTTGCCCGAATTATTGTTG GAATTTTTAAACATACACACTCTGTTTCAAAAGTTCTCATTTCTGACTTGGTTTCCGAGAGAGAGCGCCTTCTTGTCATTGGACACTTCAACGCAGCCTCCAATTTTGGATTCATTCTTGGACCAGTGGTTGGAGGGTACCTTACCGAGCTAGAGGGTGGCTTTTACCTGACAGCCTTCATCTGTGCTTCAATTTTCATCTTGAATGCTG GACTTTGCTGGATGCTGCTATCGTATGAAGAAAACACTAATGGTAACGAATGGATCAGGAGCAAGAAAGCAAGATCCAGTCCCTCAGCAGAAGCAAAAGAAAGCTTGCAGGTTATATCTGTATCTCATGAAGCTGCAAAGTGCCATATTCTTACCAGATCATCTTGGACTGAGGTGGTATCTATGCTGAAGAATCTTGGCAGCATTGCGAGTTCTGATCTGTGGGATATTTTTCTTGTACGACTGCTGATGTCTATTTCAATAATGTTGTACCATAGCAACTTCGTCTTGGCACTTGAAGAAAGGTTTGGGATGAAGCCTAAACTCACTGGCTACCTCATAAGCTACAGCAGCACACTTGGAGTAGCTGCTGGCTTCCTGCTTGGACCAATTGCAAGATTGTATCAGCACAATAACTATGCCATTTTATTACGATCTACCATCCTCACTTGTTCATTGCTAATGCTGTATTCTGTATCAGCCAGTATATGGACAGTGATCCTGTCCTCCACTGTTCTGGCGTTTTCAACCACAGTTGGACGTACTTGCATTACTGACCTTGAGTTGACTCTGGGTGGGAACCAGGCCAGTGGCATGCTCATAGGTATTGGTCAATCTGTGTCAGCTGTGGGCCGCATAGTTGCCCCTCTTCTCTCAGGGATTGCCCAGGAGTTcagtccatgtgggccccccagtCTTGGAGTTGTGTTGGGGTTTGTTGCTGTTTTGATCATGTTTTTTAATCAAGCACGATACTGTAGCAATAAGGATTCCAAACTGAAAATTGCGTAG